Proteins encoded within one genomic window of Lynx canadensis isolate LIC74 chromosome B4, mLynCan4.pri.v2, whole genome shotgun sequence:
- the GPR19 gene encoding probable G-protein coupled receptor 19, with protein MVFAHRMDNSKPPLVIPTLLVPLQNHSCTETATPLPSRDLTDLHGEHGWMSNRTDLQYGLRPGEVATASIFFGALWLFSVFGNSLVCLVIHRSRRTQSTTNYFVVSMACADLLVSVASTPFVLLQFATGRWTLGSVMCKLVRYFQYLTPGVQIYVLLSICIDRFYTIVYPLSFKVSREKAKKMIAASWVFNAAFVTPVFFFYGSHWDSHCNYFLPASWEGTAYTVIHFLVSFVIPSVLIILFYQKVVKYIWRIGTDGRTVRRTMNIVPRTKVKTIKMFLILNLLFLLSWLPFHVAQLWHPPERDSKKSSLVFTAITWISFSSSASKPTLYSIYNANFRRGMKETFCMSSMKCYRSNAYTITTSSRMAKKNYVGISEIPPTAKTITKDSIYDSFDREAKEKKLAWPINSNPPNTFV; from the coding sequence ATGGTTTTTGCTCACAGAATGGATAACAGCAAGCCGCCTTTGGTCATCCCCACGCTCCTGGTGCCCCTCCAAAACCACAGCTGCACCGAAACAGCCACACCTCTGCCAAGCCGTGACCTGACAGACTTACATGGGGAGCACGGCTGGATGAGCAACAGAACGGACCTGCAGTACGGACTGAGACCCGGGGAAGTGGCCACAGCCAGCATTTTCTTCGGGGCCCTGTGGCTGTTCTCTGTATTTGGCAACTCCCTGGTTTGTCTGGTCATCCACCGGAGTAGGAGGACACAGTCCACCACCAACTACTTTGTGGTCTCCATGGCATGTGCTGATCTTCTCGTCAGCGTCGCCAGTACGCCTTTCGTCCTGCTTCAGTTCGCCACGGGGAGGTGGACACTTGGCAGTGTGATGTGTAAGCTGGTGCGGTATTTTCAGTATCTCACCCCAGGCGTCCAGATCTACGTCCTCCTCTCCATCTGCATAGACCGGTTCTACACCATTGTCTATCCCCTGAGCTTCAAGGTGTCCagagaaaaagccaagaaaatgaTTGCCGCGTCGTGGGTCTTCAATGCAGCCTTCGTGACCCCTGTGTTCTTTTTCTATGGCTCCCACTGGGACAGTCATTGCAATTacttcctccctgcctcttggGAAGGAACTGCCTACACTGTCATCCATTTCTTGGTGAGCTTTGTGATTCCTTCTGTCCTCATCATCTTATTTTACCAGAAGGTCGTGAAGTATATCTGGAGAATAGGCACCGATGGTCGGACAGTGCGGAGGACAATGAACATTGTCCCGAGGACAAAAGTGAAAACTATCAAGATGTTCCTCATTTTAAATCTATTGTTCCTGCTCTCCTGGCTACCTTTTCATGTGGCTCAGCTGTGGCACCCCCCCGAACGGGACTCTAAGAAAAGTTCTCTTGTTTTCACAGCTATCACATGGATATCTTTTAGTTCTTCAGCCTCTAAACCTACGCTCTATTCCATTTATAATGCCAATTTTAGGAGAGGAATGAAAGAAACTTTTTGCATGTCCTCAATGAAGTGTTACCGAAGCAATGCCTATACTATCACAACCAGTTCAAGGATGGCCAAAAAAAACTATGTTGGCATTTCAGAAATTCCTCCTACGGCCAAAACTATAACCAAAGACTCAATCTATGATTCATTTGACAGAGAAGCCAAGGAAAAAAAGCTTGCTTGGCCCATTAATTCAAATCCACCAAATACTTTTGTCTAA